GTTCGCGAAATCGAGCATTTCGCCCTCCACGAGGGAGTCCCCGATCTCGTAGCCCATGGCGCGGATAAAAGTGAACGCCATCCCGCCGCCGACGATGACCTTGTTCACCTTGTCGACGAGGTTCTCGAGCACACCGATCTTTCCGGAGACCTTCGCGCCCCCGAGGATCGAGACGAAGGGCCGAATCGGGTTCAGGACGGCGCCCTTCAGATACTCGATCTCTTTTTTCAGAAGGAAGCCCGCGGCCGAGGGGAGGAACTTCGTGATGCCGACGACGGAGGCGTGCGCGCGGTGCGCGGCGCCGAAGGCGTCGTTCACGTAAAAGTCCGCGAGGCGGGAGAGGGCCCTGGCGAAGTCCTCGCCGTTCTTCTCCTCCCCGGGATGGAACCTCAGGTTCTCGATAAGGAGGACGTCGCCGTCCTTCATCTTCGCGATGATGTTCTCGACCTTCGGGCCGATGCAGTCCTCCGCAAAGATAACTTCCTTGTCGAGGAGCCTCTGGAGTCTCTTCGCCACGGGGGCCATGCTGAACCTCGGATCGGGCTTGCCCTTCGGCCTGCCGAGATGGGAGGCGAGAATGACCTTTGCGCCCTCGTCGATCGCGTAGTTGATCGTCGGGAGGGTCGAGCGGATCCTGCGGTCGTCGGTGATCTTCAGGTTCTCGTCGATCGGTACGTTGAAATCCGCACGGATGAAGACCCTCTTGCCCTTCACGGAGAGGTCCTCGATCGTGAGCTTCGAGAGAATGTCGGTCGGCACCGCCGGATTACCGTTTCTTCTTGCCATGGGTCACCTCACTTCGTGAGATAGAGAATAAGGTCCCTGAGACGGCTGCTGTAACCCCATTCGTTGTCGTACCAGGAAATGACCTTCACCATCCGGCTCTCCATGACCTTGGTAAGGGTCGCATCGAATATCGAGGAATGGGGGTTGCCGTTGAAATCCACGGAGACAAGCGGCGCGTCCACATACTGGAGAACGCCTTTCATGGCGCCCTCTGCGGATTTCTTCATCGCCGCGTTTACGTCATTGACGGTCACGTCCTTCTGCAGTTC
This region of Thermodesulfovibrionales bacterium genomic DNA includes:
- a CDS encoding phosphoglycerate kinase is translated as MARRNGNPAVPTDILSKLTIEDLSVKGKRVFIRADFNVPIDENLKITDDRRIRSTLPTINYAIDEGAKVILASHLGRPKGKPDPRFSMAPVAKRLQRLLDKEVIFAEDCIGPKVENIIAKMKDGDVLLIENLRFHPGEEKNGEDFARALSRLADFYVNDAFGAAHRAHASVVGITKFLPSAAGFLLKKEIEYLKGAVLNPIRPFVSILGGAKVSGKIGVLENLVDKVNKVIVGGGMAFTFIRAMGYEIGDSLVEGEMLDFANTIREKLIRNNVKFYLPVDCVIAQSMEPGAETKIVTTQEIPKGWRALDIGPASVRLFSEAIQDAKTIIWNGPMGVFEIDAFSRGTYAIAHSVADAYALTIAGGGDTDLAVHKAGVSDSISFISTGGGASLQLLEGKELPGIAALTDKKE